A window from Montipora capricornis isolate CH-2021 chromosome 7, ASM3666992v2, whole genome shotgun sequence encodes these proteins:
- the LOC138057411 gene encoding von Willebrand factor A domain-containing protein 7-like, whose amino-acid sequence MATQAHVFPFATIALISFLCLHQACGNFFSSLQFTRESLMQFSRGSERTMEIVTPKKTTKKVKQTVITSFEKDSSTSFEKDSSSLGHGVTRFELHAIFPAATGEPGPPKSTRTRRPMRRPVTQTVLTYQKKRKVYRPRLSPSNKFLEVLNDIERSVANAKASQIPYTARSLPNLESLVEKAVKSKSYKYARQVLGQIMYILSAKPEAKRRGKRNSQRGGSNFLNGLRQRVGSTTFDSFMAVQGDVSLMFVMDDTGSMRGEIAAAKSIAIDIINYPRDNPIVSYILSPFNDPYPDDPWVVVSDESEAVEFVEAINNLQARGGGDCPEYAFRGILEALYQDPAWGSPMYVFTDAGPKDATEYYIEEVMALAGASEYGVTINFFTTGYCSSPLNNGGLSDLHPAFRQLAEATSGQAIALRDDWELEQLNTLTGSGLDGDNVVSFGSNVSNRKKRSASQASYSRYNIPVDDSMEKMVVTVSTSRHNTNGEGITLKDPDDSIIVSGKLNLSQISVYQIDNPKKGAWVLTISGRNGEHEFYVKSSSATNVDFDHYFLTTVPGRRRLHNVEVPVSHPVIDKHNTLVITLAGSEKVDTSSLRLQLITKEGDHISDLILQSRDTVHFTASFTTSTAEIFKLKLLGNTRRGTYFQRISRQVIKPSTTVLRVKSATNDYTLPLHRFTTIHFQLCKFGKVVKFKLGRRDRGERFNVTVVKDRMQYLLTRRVAPKRVLTNRCATISVRATATRPEDVGKTDTVFVMAKGESGTIVSATARLFVVSNVER is encoded by the exons ATGGCGACGCAAGCTCATGTGTTCCCCTTCGCTACAATAGCGCTGATTTCTTTTCTCTGTCTTCATCAAGCATGCGGTAATTTCTTCTCTTCGCTTCAATTCACTCGTGAATCTCTGATGCAGTTTTCGCGAGGCTCTGAGCGAACCATGGAAATTGTCACGCCCAAGAAGACGACAAAGAAGGTCAAACAGACTGTTATTACTTCGTTTGAAAAGGACTCATCTACTTCGTTTGAAAAGGACTCATCTTCGCTTGGTCACGGCGTCACACGTTTCGAATTGCACGCGATTTTCCCTGCGGCAACAGGCGAGCCAGGACCTCCAAAGTCAACTAGAACGAGAAGGCCTATGAGAAGGCCCGTAACACAAACAGTGCTTACCTATCAAAAGAAACGGAAAGTTTATCGACCACGTTTGTCTCCGTCTAACAAATTCTTGGAGGTACTCAACGATATCGAACGTTCCGTTGCAAATGCAAAAGCTTCGCAAATTCCTTACACTGCTCGCTCCCTTCCGAATCTGGAAAGCCTCGTCGAGAAAGCAGTGAAAAGCAAGAGTTACAAATATGCTCGACAG GTCCTTGGACAGATAATGTATATACTGAGCGCGAAACCAGAGGCTAAGCGCCGAGGAAAGAGAAATTCACAGCGAGGCGGGAGCAACTTTCTGAATGGACTTCGCCAGCGAGTGGGCAGCACTACGTTCGATAGTTTCATGGCGGTTCAAGGCGATGTATCGTTGATGTTTGTCATGGACGATACAGGAAGCATGAGAGGAGAGATCGCTGCTGCTAAAAGCATTGCAATTGACATCATAAATTACCCTCGAGATAATCCTATCGTCTCGTACATCCTATCTCCTTTTAATGACCCTTATCCCG ATGACCCTTGGGTAGTTGTCAGTGATGAAAGTGAAGCTGTAGAGTTTGTGGAAGCCATCAACAATCTGCAGGCCCGAGGGGGAGGTGACTGTCCAGAGTACGCGTTTAGAGGCATATTAGAGGCCCTTTATCAGGACCCTGCATGGGGCTCCCCGATGTACGTGTTCACCGATGCGGGCCCAAAGGATGCTACGGAATATTACATTGAGGAAGTAATGGCTTTGGCCGGTGCTTCCGAGTATGGTGTGACAATCAATTTCTTTACTACAG GCTATTGTTCTAGCCCATTGAACAATGGAGGTCTCAGCGATCTTCATCCAGCTTTTCGCCAACTCGCTGAGGCAACTTCTGGTCAAGCCATTGCTCTTAGAGACGATTGGGAATTGGAACAACTGAACACTTTGACAGGAAGTGGGCTCGATGGTGATAATGTAGTGAGTTTTGGATCAAACGTGTCAAACAGGAAGAAACGGAGTGCCAGTCAAGCTTCATACAGTCGGTACAACATCCCAGTGGATGATTCCATGGAAAAAATGGTCGTTACAGTGAGCACTTCACGGCACAATACAAACG GAGAGGGAATCACCTTGAAAGACCCAGATGATTCTATAATAGTATCCGGGAAACTCAATCTCTCTCAGATCTCCGTCTACCAAATCGACAACCCTAAGAAAGGGGCCTGGGTTCTTACCATCTCTGGCAGGAATGGTGAGCACGAGTTCTACGTCAAATCAAGCAGTGCCACCAACGTGGATTTCGACCATTACTTTTTAACCACTGTACCAGGACGCCGCCGGCTACACAATGTGGAGGTGCCTGTTTCACATCCAGTCATTG ATAAACACAACACCTTGGTCATCACTTTGGCGGGATCGGAGAAAGTCGACACCAGTTCCCTACGATTACAGCTTATAACCAAAGAAGGAGACCACATTAGTGACCTTATTCTCCAGTCACGTGATACAGTTCATTTCACCGCCAGTTTCACAACGTCAACTGCGGAAATCTTCAAACTGAAGCTACTGGGCAATACGCGCAGGGGTACTTATTTTCAGAGAATTTCCCGCCAAGTTATCAAACCGTCCACCACTGTTCTGAGGGTCAAGTCCGCAACCAATGATTACACGCTTCCTCTTCACCGATTCACCACCATTCACTTCCAATTATGCAAGTTCGGCAAAGTAGTTAAATTTAAGCTTGGCAGGAGGGATAGAGGGGAAAGATTCAACGTGACTGTCGTGAAGGACAGAATGCAATACCTTCTTACTCGTAGAGTGGCCCCTAAGCGCGTGTTAACAAACCGTTGCGCTACGATCTCTGTGCGCGCCACGGCAACTCGCCCTGAGGACGTCGGCAAGACTGATACTGTTTTCGTGATGGCCAAAGGAGAGTCTGGTACCATCGTTTCCGCCACGGCTCGGTTGTTTGTTGTCTCCAATGTAGAACGTTAA
- the LOC138055772 gene encoding uncharacterized protein: protein MTHCLFVDNLKTYHKSSAEATTLTNRLESMFGDIDVDWGIRKCAAIHIKEGKLQNTGNLPLTTGSQIPVLGEDDHYKFLGKIQNVNQLDKQVFEQASQEYLRRLAAIRAAPFSIPRKVKATNAFAYPVLQYYMWSSEWAIEDLQELDRETRAVIAQNKGRHNSESNPTLYLSADLGGRGLKELETYAQQLNVDVTFEEQHKSTSVTMGEKETVFKISSPKYIQQTLKEATDTKYKQKVSEHLWLGNYVTQRWKDNDISEDNFNPIKKHTRRRNKCTHQYSTTARPYKGLQVYNMENGHSKAWYKQAIPKASTENDEAKILWGTPIYIDKAPENGANKPDMTIFDRKNKVIILVEGTVCNIGRINDRNDYKKRKYLDLRLDLRKLYPDYEIKQTNTVFNFLGDFEHHPKERTL, encoded by the exons ATGACGCATTGCCTTTTCGTGGACAACCTGAAGACTTATCACAAAAGTTCAGCCGAGGCAACTACTTTGACAAATAGACTTGAAAGCATGTTTGGTGATATAGACGTAGACTGGGGAATTCGAAAGTGCGCCGCAATCCACATCAAGGAAGGAAAGCTCCAGAATACCGGAAACCTACCCCTTACAACCGGTAGCCAAATACCAGTACTAGGAGAAGACGACCATTACAAATTTCTCGGTAAGATACAGAATGTCAACCAATTAGACAAACAGGTGTTTGAGCAGGCCAGTCAAGAGTACCTAAGAAGACTAGCAGCTATAAGGGCCGCCCCATTCTCCATACCAAGGAAAGTAAAGGCCACAAACGCGTTTGCTTACCCAGTTCTCCAATATTATATGTGGTCAAGTGAATGGGCGATAGAAGACCTACAAGAACTGGACAGAGAGACCCGAGCAGTAATAGCACAGAACAAAGGCAGGCACAACTCTGAGTCGAACCCGACCTTATACCTATCAGCAGATTTAGGCGGGAGAGGCTTAAAAGAATTAGAGACTTACGCCCAGCAATTAAACGTAGATGTAACATTCGAAGAACAGCACAAATCCACCTCAGTAACAATGGGTGAGAAGGAAACTGTGTTCAAGATCAGTAGTCCAAAGTACATTCAACAAACCCTTAAAGAGGCAACAGACACAAAGTACAAACAAAAAGTCTCCGAACACCTATGGCTGGGCAACTATGTCACTCAACGCTGGAAAGATAACGACATCTCTGAAGACAACTTCAACCCAATCAAAAAACATACCAGACGTCGTAATAAGTGTACACACCAGTATTCTACAACAGCTCGTCCCTACAAAGGTTTACAgg TATATAACATGGAAAACGGCCACTCCAAAGCGTGGTATAAACAAGCGATCCCGAAAGCAAGCACGGAAAACGACGAAGCTAAAATCCTCTGGGGCACGCCTATATATATAGATAAGGCGCCAGAGAATGGAGCAAACAAACCAGACATGACGATCTTTGATAGGAAGAACAAGGTTATCATCCTAGTGGAAGGAACTGTATGTAATATCGGACGGATCAACGATAGGAACGATTATAAGAAGAGAAAGTATCTGGATTTAAGACTGGATCTCCGAAAACTTTATCCCGACTACGAGATCAAGCAAACCAATACAGTGTTTAACTTCCTGGGAGATTTTGAACACCATCCTAAAGAAAGAACTCTCTGA